A genomic region of Ochotona princeps isolate mOchPri1 chromosome 17, mOchPri1.hap1, whole genome shotgun sequence contains the following coding sequences:
- the PRR29 gene encoding proline-rich protein 29 isoform X1 has translation MDSRAGGSWGRSTPPSAAQTPWVILQSPHWVALPPPPPPLGHVKEGLLELLLLQNAQVHQLLLCRLAEGSLDPLLPVPNLQAGLVGQHEELEEAMGIQDERPLVFHHHYLPCLPPTLGPLLAWPASLLPPPPCRPHLQDTPRIQHHPLASRKRDKRAVPPPPPPSATGTVGADVPPASDYYDAESLP, from the exons ATGGACTCCAGGGCAGGTGGGAGCTGGGGTCGCTCCACTCCACCAAGTGCAGCCCAGACG ccctgggtaATCCTGCAGTCCCCTCATTGGGTCGCCCTgccaccaccgccgccgccgctggGCCACGTTAAGGAAG GcctcctggagctgctgctgctgcagaacgCACAAGTGCACCAGTTGCTGCTCTGCCGCCTGGCAGAGGGCTCCCTGGATCCCTTGCTGCCCGTGCCCAACCTGCAG GCCGGCCTGGTGGGTCAGCACGAGGAACTGGAGGAAGCGATGGGCATCCAGGATGAGAGGCCTCTGGTGTTCCATCACCACTATCTGCCCTGCCTGCCGCCCACCCTGGGCCCTCTgctagcctggcctgcctccctccttccccctccaccATGCCGGCCCCACCTGCAGGACACACCCAGGATTCAGCACCATCCTCTGGCCTCCAGGAAGAGGGACAA GAGAGCTGTGCCCCCACCACCTCCCCCCAGTGCCACAGGAACTGTGGGTGCAGATGTACCCCCAGCTTCAG ACTACTACGACGCAGAGAGCCTACCCTGA
- the PRR29 gene encoding proline-rich protein 29 isoform X2 has translation MDSRAGGSWGRSTPPSAAQTPWVILQSPHWVALPPPPPPLGHVKEGLLELLLLQNAQVHQLLLCRLAEGSLDPLLPVPNLQAGLVGQHEELEEAMGIQDERPLVFHHHYLPCLPPTLGPLLAWPASLLPPPPCRPHLQDTPRIQHHPLASRKRDK, from the exons ATGGACTCCAGGGCAGGTGGGAGCTGGGGTCGCTCCACTCCACCAAGTGCAGCCCAGACG ccctgggtaATCCTGCAGTCCCCTCATTGGGTCGCCCTgccaccaccgccgccgccgctggGCCACGTTAAGGAAG GcctcctggagctgctgctgctgcagaacgCACAAGTGCACCAGTTGCTGCTCTGCCGCCTGGCAGAGGGCTCCCTGGATCCCTTGCTGCCCGTGCCCAACCTGCAG GCCGGCCTGGTGGGTCAGCACGAGGAACTGGAGGAAGCGATGGGCATCCAGGATGAGAGGCCTCTGGTGTTCCATCACCACTATCTGCCCTGCCTGCCGCCCACCCTGGGCCCTCTgctagcctggcctgcctccctccttccccctccaccATGCCGGCCCCACCTGCAGGACACACCCAGGATTCAGCACCATCCTCTGGCCTCCAGGAAGAGGGACAAGTAA